Proteins from one Ipomoea triloba cultivar NCNSP0323 chromosome 1, ASM357664v1 genomic window:
- the LOC116029397 gene encoding ABC transporter B family member 11-like, with protein MTTEASKNWVPFYKLFSFADFTDKILMGVGTVGSIASGVCEIMVVVFFGELIDALGHNQDRNNVVPAVSKVSLKFLYAAFAMGASSFFQVACWIVTGDRQAARIRNLYLASILRQDIGFFDKEISTGESTANMSGDIVVLQNAMGEKVGKFIKLVAEFAAGFVVALVRGWHLALVMLSTLPPVGLSLAITLIFMAKTASRAQSAYTRAANVVEQTVSSIKMVASFTGENKAVASYKASLAKAYKSEVYQYLAQGLGFGTFMFILFSSFSLSFWYGGRLILEKGYTGGEVINVTFAVLFGSMAMGQASTCMAAFAAGQAAMFKMFEIINRNPEVDANEIDGRVLDDIRGEIELRDVCFSYPTRPKDQILNGFSMSVPSGKTLALVGHSGSGKSTVISLIERFYDPQSGEILIDGVNIKMFKLKWLRRQIGLVSQEPVLFTTTIKENIAYGKDSATMEEIRAAAELANAYKFIKDLPQGLDTMVGERGTQLSGGQKQRIAIARAILKEPRVLLLDEATSALDAESERVVQEALEKVMVNRTTVIVAHRLTTVKKADIIAVVHQGQIVEKGTHSQLLKDPEGAYSRLLHLQEANKAEESRGGEDMTAESNIELEKWSSGSMSIDVPNYPSRHEISSNKTPEKAADVSLCRFASLSKPELPTLTAAATSALIFGAIFPLFGLLLANMIQTYYLPPNKLKKDSAFWALMLVILGVVSLLSILITACLFGVARGKLINRIASMCFEKVVHTEIGWFDEPQNSSGVIAAKLSSDAATIRTLISDALLQMIQNLVSGILGLVIAFRASWQLSLFSFIMFPLIGANIYVEAKHTKGFSTDTKMLYEDATQVANDAVGNMRTVASFCAEEKVMQLYNTKCEKPKKRGLRRGLITGMSFGLTCTSIFFVHASISYFGAHLVADGKATFEDYFRVYYAMYFTTSVLSQSSSFTQDFRKAKAVAKSIFGLLDRQSKMDLDEKSGLELDSVQGEIEFQNVCYAYPTRPDVKVLCGFSFTVQNGKTVALVGKSGSGKSTVIALLQRFYDCDSGRIMLDGVDIRNLNLKWLRKQMGLVSQEPVLLNDTIRANITYGKEEDVTEGEVIAAAELANAHKFISGLQQGYDTVVGERGVQLSGGQKQRVAIARAIMKSPRILLLDEATSALDAESERMVQDALDKIMMNRTTIMIAHRLSTVRGADVIAVVKDGAVVEKGKHDMLIAKRDGHYASLVSLYTSPSSEPSAAAAADVYNF; from the exons ATGACTACAGAGGCAAGCAAGAACTGGGTTCCATTCTACAAGCTCTTCTCCTTTGCGGATTTTACAGATAAAATCTTGATGGGAGTTGGCACAGTAGGTTCCATCGCGAGTGGTGTGTGTGAGATAATGGTGGTTGTGTTCTTCGGAGAGCTGATAGATGCCTTAGGACACAACCAGGATAGAAACAATGTTGTTCCAGCAGTTTCCAAG GTGTCATTGAAATTTCTCTATGCTGCTTTTGCTATGGGGGCATCCTCGTTTTTTC AGGTGGCTTGCTGGATAGTCACAGGAGACCGACAGGCTGCCCGAATAAGGAACCTTTATTTGGCAAGTATTCTAAGACAAGACATCGGTTTTTTTGACAAGGAAATAAGCACAGGTGAAAGTACTGCAAATATGTCCGGTGACATTGTTGTCCTGCAAAATGCTATGGGTGAAAAG GTGGGGAAGTTCATTAAGCTGGTTGCAGAATTTGCAGCAGGATTTGTGGTTGCCTTAGTTAGAGGGTGGCATCTTGCACTGGTTATGTTATCCACACTCCCCCCCGTGGGGCTATCTCTGGCGATCACATTAATCTTCATGGCGAAAACTGCATCTCGTGCACAAAGCGCTTATACTAGAGCTGCAAATGTAGTAGAGCAGACTGTTAGCTCAATTAAAATG GTTGCATCGTTTACAGGGGAAAACAAAGCGGTGGCTAGCTACAAAGCGTCGCTTGCCAAGGCTTACAAGTCTGAGGTTTATCAATATCTTGCTCAGGGATTAGGCTTTGGGACATTCATGTTTATTCTGTTCTCCAGTTTCTCTCTGTCTTTCTGGTATGGTGGGAGGTTAATCTTGGAAAAGGGCTACACCGGCGGTGAAGTTATCAATGTAACCTTCGCTGTTTTGTTCGGTTCAAT GGCTATGGGACAAGCATCAACCTGTATGGCAGCATTTGCTGCAGGGCAAGCTGCAATGTTCAAGATGTTCGAGATTATAAACCGAAACCCAGAGGTGGATGCAAACGAGATCGATGGTAGAGTGTTGGATGATATTCGAGGCGAAATTGAGCTGAGAGATGTCTGTTTTAGTTACCCAACCAGACCAAAGGATCAAATCCTCAATGGGTTTTCAATGTCAGTTCCCAGTGGGAAAACCTTAGCTTTGGTTGGTCACAGTGGCAGTGGCAAGTCAACAGTGATAAGCCTGATAGAGAGGTTCTATGATCCACAATCTGGTGAAATCCTCATTGATGGAGTCAATATAAAAATGTTCAAGCTGAAATGGCTCAGGCGACAAATCGGCCTAGTCAGTCAAGAGCCTGTTCTATTCACAACCACTATAAAAGAAAACATTGCCTATGGAAAAGACTCTGCAACTATGGAAGAAATCAGAGCTGCAGCCGAGTTGGCAAACGCTTACAAGTTCATTAAAGATCTGCCTCAG GGACTAGACACCATGGTAGGGGAAAGGGGAACTCAGCTTTCGGGTGGACAGAAGCAGCGAATTGCGATAGCTCGAGCAATCTTAAAAGAACCGCGGGTTTTGCTGCTAGACGAGGCAACGAGTGCTCTAGATGCTGAATCTGAAAGAGTTGTACAAGAAGCACTGGAAAAAGTTATGGTGAATAGAACAACTGTCATAGTTGCTCATCGTCTAACCACAGTTAAAAAAGCGGATATCATTGCAGTTGTTCATCAAGGACAGATTGTAGAGAAAG GCACTCATTCTCAACTTCTCAAGGATCCTGAAGGAGCCTACTCTCGGCTTTTGCACTTGCAAGAGGCAAATAAAGCAGAAGAATCGCGGGGAGGTGAGGATATGACAGCAGAATCCAATATagagttggaaaaatggagcTCGGGTTCAATGTCAATAGATGTTCCTAACTATCCCTCAAGACATGAGATTTCATCCAACAAAACACCCGAAAAGGCTGCAGATGTTTCACTTTGTCGCTTTGCCTCACTCAGCAAGCCAGAACTTCCAACGCTCACAGCAGCTGCCACTTCTGCTCTAATATTTGGAGCTATCTTCCCACTTTTTGGCTTACTTTTGGCCAATATGATCCAAACATATTACTTGCCACCAAATAAACTGAAGAAAGATTCAGCATTCTGGGCACTAATGCTTGTGATTCTTGGAGTAGTGTCATTACTGTCTATTCTGATAACGGCATGCCTATTCGGGGTGGCTAGAGGTAAACTGATCAATCGAATTGCATCCATGTGCTTCGAAAAGGTCGTTCATACAGAAATTGGTTGGTTCGATGAGCCACAGAACTCAAGTGGAGTAATAGCAGCAAAACTCTCTTCTGATGCAGCTACAATCAGAACATTAATCAGTGATGCCCTTCTGCAGATGATTCAAAATCTTGTTTCTGGTATTCTTGGTTTAGTCATTGCTTTTCGAGCAAGCTGGCAGCTATCACTGTTTTCCTTCATCATGTTCCCACTAATCGGGGCAAATATATACGTTGAAGCCAAGCACACGAAAGGGTTCAGTACCGACACAAAG ATGTTGTACGAGGATGCCACGCAAGTTGCCAACGATGCAGTTGGAAACATGAGAACAGTGGCATCCTTCTGTGCAGAAGAGAAGGTCATGCAGCTGTACAACACAAAATGCGAGAAACCAAAGAAGAGAGGACTGAGGAGAGGGCTGATAACAGGGATGAGCTTTGGTCTAACCTGTACTTCGATATTCTTCGTTCACGCCAGCATTTCTTATTTTGGTGCACATCTCGTGGCAGATGGCAAAGCAACATTTGAAGATTATTTTCGT GTTTACTATGCAATGTATTTTACAACTTCTGTACTATCTCAATCAAGCTCCTTCACCCAAGATTTCCGAAAAGCAAAAGCTGTTGCTAAGTCAATATTCGGGCTTCTAGATAGACAGTCTAAGATGGACCTCGATGAGAAGTCTGGTTTGGAACTAGACTCAGTGCAGGGAGAAATTGAGTTTCAAAATGTATGCTATGCATATCCAACTAGACCAGATGTCAAAGTTCTCTGTGGTTTCAGCTTCACAGTTCAGAACGGGAAG ACAGTTGCACTGGTGGGGAAGAGTGGGAGTGGGAAGTCGACAGTGATAGCATTGCTGCAGAGATTTTATGATTGCGATTCGGGGCGAATAATGCTAGATGGAGTTGATATTAGAAATTTGAACCTAAAGTGGCTAAGGAAGCAGATGGGGCTTGTAAGCCAAGAACCAGTTTTATTAAATGACACCATCAGAGCAAACATTACCTATGGGAAAGAAGAAGATGTAACAGAAGGAGAAGTCATAGCTGCAGCAGAGCTAGCAAATGCTCATAAGTTCATCAGTGGCCTGCAACAG GGATATGACACGGTGGTAGGGGAGCGAGGGGTTCAGCTGTCTGGGGGACAGAAGCAGCGAGTGGCCATTGCCCGAGCCATTATGAAGAGCCCGAGAATACTGCTGTTGGATGAGGCGACTAGCGCGCTAGATGCTGAATCGGAGAGGATGGTTCAGGATGCACTGGATAAGATTATGATGAACCGGACCACAATTATGATAGCACACAGGCTGTCAACAGTTAGAGGAGCTGATGTAATTGCTGTAGTTAAGGATGGGGCTGTTGTGGAGAAGGGAAAGCATGATATGCTTATTGCTAAAAGAGATGGTCACTATGCTTCCCTAGTTTCACTCTACACAAGCCCTTCATCAGAACcctcagcagcagcagcagcagatgTATACAACTTCTAG
- the LOC116026181 gene encoding protein trichome birefringence-like 13 — MHPLSKKLKQPSSSSSFFSASSLFLYIICFAALFLSFSLFKTAPSPAQNNHSTNREALFSPSCNVSDGRWIYDRTIKSPRYDNTCKEIYKGWNCIGGNKNNALDIVKWRWKPYGCDLPQFDALRFLDRFRNTNIGFVGDSLNRNMFVSLFCTLKGVSDAVKKWRPAGADRGFTFLKYNLTIAYHRTNLLARYGRWTANVNGGELESLGYKEGYRVDVDVPDGTWDKAPFFHDILIFNTGHWWWAPSKFDPVKSPMLFFKNGNPVIPPLPTDAGLDLVLKHMISYVEERTRQNAILLFRTQSPRHFEGGDWDQGGSCKRSQPLSPQEVEELFSIRNNGTNVETRLVNQHLHKALKGTKFRVMDITHMSEFRADAHPSTAGGKKHDDCMHWCLPGITDTWNDLFIAYLNNLVP, encoded by the exons ATGCACCCTCTTTCCAAGAAACTGAAACAACCGTCTTCATCTTCCTCCTTTTTCTCCGCTTCTTCCCTGTTTCTCTATATCATCTGCTTCGCCGCTCTCTTTTTAAGCTTCTCTCTGTTCAAGACCGCTCCTTCCCCAGCTCAAAACAACCATAGTACAAACCGGGAAGCATTGTTCTCGCCGTCGTGCAATGTTTCCGATGGCCGGTGGATCTACGATCGGACAATTAAGTCTCCTCGTTACGATAATACCTGCAAGGAGATATACAAGGGATGGAATTGCATTGGGGGCAACAAAAATAATGCGCTCGATATCGTCAAGTGGCGGTGGAAACCCTACGGCTGCGATCTCCCTCAGTTCGATGCTCTGCGATTCCTCGATCGCTTCAGAAACACTAATATTG GATTTGTTGGTGACTCCTTGAATAGGAACATGTTTGTCTCCTTGTTTTGTACTTTGAAAGGAGTGTCTGATGCAGTGAAGAAGTGGCGTCCTGCTGGAGCTGATCGTGGCTTTACCTTCCTGAAATATAACCTTACCATTGCATATCACCGGACAAATCTTCTGGCTCGTTATGGTAG GTGGACTGCCAATGTGAATGGTGGAGAGCTTGAATCTCTTGGATATAAGGAGGGTTACAGAGTTGACGTTGATGTACCAGATGGAACGTGGGATAAGGCTCCATTCTTCCATGATATTCTAATCTTTAACACGGGTCACTG GTGGTGGGCCCCTTCAAAATTTGACCCGGTAAAATCACCCATGctttttttcaaaaatggcAATCCTGTGATCCCTCCTTTACCTACTGATGCTGGCCTTGATTTGGTCCTTAAACATATG ATATCATATGTGGAGGAAAGAACTCGTCAGAATGCCATTTTATTATTTCGAACACAGTCACCAAGACATTTCGAGGGTGGTGATTGGGACCAAGGTGGCTCCTGTAAACGCTCTCAGCCTCTGTCACCTCAAGAG GTGGAGGAACTTTTCTCGATCAGAAACAACGGAACTAATGTGGAGACACGCCTCGTCAATCAACACCTTCACAAGGCcctaaaaggcactaaattTAGAGTAATGGACATCACTCACATGAGCGAATTCCGAGCCGACGCCCATCCATCCACCGCAGGTGGGAAAAAGCACGACGATTGCATGCACTGGTGCTTACCAGGAATCACCGATACCTGGAACGACTTGTTCATAGCATACTTGAACAACCTAGTCCCCTAG
- the LOC116021607 gene encoding basic form of pathogenesis-related protein 1-like: MEFSFLHVSVAIIALATITQTSFAQPACESDCIKEFLDVHNAAREIVGVPPVKWNSTLAEFAESYAAERSVDCALKHSQGPYGENIALAGLKSSVAESVKGWLDEKPNFDEASNSCPGGECRHYTQVVWRGTTSIGCARAACTTWMFVICNYYPPGNYVGERPY; the protein is encoded by the coding sequence atggagTTTTCTTTTCTGCATGTTTCCGTCGCCATAATTGCCTTAGCCACTATTACCCAGACATCTTTTGCCCAACCCGCCTGTGAATCTGATTGCATTAAAGAGTTTCTTGACGTACATAACGCGGCTCGAGAAATAGTTGGCGTTCCACCTGTTAAGTGGAACTCCACCTTAGCAGAGTTTGCCGAATCCTATGCTGCCGAGAGGTCTGTTGATTGTGCGTTGAAGCACTCACAAGGACCGTATGGGGAAAACATCGCATTGGCCGGTTTGAAATCGTCTGTTGCAGAATCTGTTAAGGGTTGGTTGGATGAGAAACCAAACTTTGACGAGGCGTCGAATTCTTGCCCTGGTGGCGAGTGCCGCCATTATACACAGGTTGTTTGGCGCGGCACCACGAGTATTGGCTGTGCTAGGGCTGCATGCACGACTTGGATGTTCGTCATTTGCAACTATTACCCTCCGGGCAACTATGTGGGTGAACGTCCTTATTAA
- the LOC116014316 gene encoding pathogenesis-related protein PRMS-like — protein MFPFYCISSANNNKKEMEFSFLHVSVAIIALATITQTSFAQPACESDCTKEFLTVHNAAREIVGVPPVKWNSTLAEFAESYAAERSVDCALKHSQGPYGENIALAGLKSSVADSVKGWMDEKPNFDQASNSCPGGECRHYTQVVWRDTTSIGCARAACTTWMFVICNYYPPGNYVGERPY, from the coding sequence ATGTTTCCTTTTTATTGTATATCATCtgcaaataacaataaaaaggaaatggagTTTTCTTTTCTGCATGTTTCCGTCGCCATAATTGCCTTAGCCACTATTACCCAGACATCTTTTGCACAACCCGCCTGTGAATCTGATTGCACTAAAGAGTTTCTTACTGTACATAACGCGGCTCGAGAAATAGTTGGTGTTCCACCTGTTAAGTGGAACTCCACCTTAGCAGAGTTTGCCGAATCTTATGCTGCCGAGAGGTCTGTTGACTGTGCATTGAAGCACTCACAAGGACCGTATGGGGAAAACATCGCATTGGCTGGTTTGAAATCGTCTGTGGCAGATTCTGTGAAGGGTTGGATGGATGAGAAACCAAACTTTGACCAGGCGTCGAATTCTTGCCCTGGTGGCGAGTGCCGCCATTATACACAGGTTGTTTGGCGCGACACCACGAGTATTGGCTGTGCTAGGGCTGCATGCACGACTTGGATGTTCGTCATTTGCAACTATTACCCTCCGGGCAACTATGTGGGCGAACGTCCTTATTAA
- the LOC116026190 gene encoding pathogenesis-related protein 1A-like, which produces MELSFLQVSIAIMALAVVAQTSLAFPDTGFSIDGDSASPPLQHAGGKSDSVKEFLAGHNAARASVGVPPLRWNATVAAYAEAYAAQRSADCALEHSEGPYGENIAEGYGELSAVDSVKMWVGEKPNYDYASNSCVSGECLHYTQVVWRNTMSIGCARAACHNGWMFVTCNYYPPGNYEGERPY; this is translated from the coding sequence ATGGAGTTGTCTTTTCTGCAGGTTTCCATCGCCATAATGGCCTTAGCCGTCGTTGCCCAGACATCCCTCGCCTTCCCTGATACCGGTTTCAGCATTGACGGAGATTCAGCCTCACCGCCATTGCAACATGCTGGCGGTAAGTCTGATTCCGTTAAAGAGTTTCTTGCTGGACATAACGCGGCCCGGGCATCCGTTGGCGTTCCGCCTCTTAGGTGGAACGCCACTGTGGCGGCCTACGCGGAAGCCTACGCTGCCCAGAGGTCCGCTGACTGTGCGCTCGAGCACTCGGAAGGGCCGTATGGGGAAAACATCGCCGAGGGCTACGGCGAGTTGTCGGCGGTGGATTCCGTGAAGATGTGGGTGGGTGAGAAGCCGAACTATGACTACGCGTCAAATTCTTGCGTCAGCGGTGAGTGCTTGCATTACACGCAGGTGGTTTGGCGCAACACTATGAGCATTGGCTGTGCTAGGGCTGCATGCCATAACGGTTGGATGTTTGTCACTTGCAACTATTATCCTCCCGGTAACTATGAAGGTGAACGTCCTTATTAA